In a single window of the Littorina saxatilis isolate snail1 linkage group LG3, US_GU_Lsax_2.0, whole genome shotgun sequence genome:
- the LOC138961890 gene encoding E3 ubiquitin-protein ligase XIAP-like, whose amino-acid sequence MDQEQPLSINRITMTVRSQAILPIEERNLYYDQDVDLHMQSEVEIWPVVSFTNTTELQEHDASVQFSKDVTCFASTLLILPALVSFVCVMLALIRAKGKNTKRNISQARRKEKHTMPVSMNLKHLSTKKAGSIEANGGDTSESSLQEWEEAVVCAEKKSESDDNDNDQFPFNLFTRLTRLRTPLTVVLTVYPASRRDQKQGQGSGGRDPSHRDPSPQHSALAQPQWPPDSIHGMPWSTFGTEIHRMGTFNNLIATLPVSALKLARAGFLCLPGDAIVCYFCGLRRDEWRAGESPLDVHRQLQGTCPVVNSRGSENQAENSMKEQHMQQLLTAWSLSGPPVLPDNSLGQQTTTGEVADARGAITQPLQPLHTPTAGAARAPTGRYQTGDLAEDGHSGTPLALAGEQASASGFSPASAVASPNQTRDGRHPEASAAPLPAQTAGGSTGRQAGLMGGNAASANPGGPTPILDGTAQPESPRSTAETPRDVSRAGQQVVTYQQLGIVTDSPKRPDMAMVNSRLASFTNWPAEYSHTPLQLTEAGFFYGGYADCSRCFFCGGGLKSWDPPDNPWVEHARWFPRCAYVRQCQGQDFIDVVQELNDGRRPISFNEVRETINQRRAGGERIQEPVVDPAITSVLELGLSRETVDAAVQRLQGEGHMLTADRLYDSIQTDGATIAGGETLIPSSSDTETGEASELVAENSEMRQQRMCKICLDKESSIVFLPCGHLVSCPECSPALKHCPMCRQRVKGRVRAFPA is encoded by the exons ATGGACCAAGAGCAACCTCTCAGCATCAACAGGATAACGATGACCGTAAGGTCTCAAGCAATACTGCCAATTGAAGAGCGAAACCTTTACTATGACCAAGACGTCGATCTACATATGCAATCGGAGGTTGAAATTTGGCCAGTTGTCAGTTTTACCAACACCACAGAGTTGCAAGAGCATGATGCATCGGTCCAATTTTCAAAAGATGTGACTTGCTTCGCTTCTACATTGCTGATTCTCCCTGCGTTGGtgtcttttgtttgtgtgaTGCTTGCCCTGATAAGAGCGAAAGGAAAGAACACCAAAAGAAACATTTCTCAGGCACGCCGTAAAGAAAAGCATACGATGCCAGTTTCCATGAACTTGAAACACCTGTCTACAAAAAAGGCAGGTTCAATTGAGGCGAATGGAGGCGATACTAGTGAAAGTAGTCTTCAAGAATGGGAAGAAGCTGTCGTTTGTGCAGAGAAAAAGAGCGAGTCTGACGACAATGATAATGACCAGTTTCCCTTCAACCTGTTCACTCGCTTGACGCGACTTAGGACACCACTGACAGTTGTACTCACTGTGTATCCTGCGAGCAGACGCGACCAAAAGCAAGGCCAGGGGTCAGGAGGTCGTGACCCTTCACATCGTGATCCCTCGCCTCAGCATTCAGCACTAGCACAGCCACAGTGGCCGCCAGACAGCATTCACGGTATGCCGTGGTCAACATTCGGAACTGAGATACATCGTATGGGGACCTTCAACAACCTGATCGCTACCTTACCCGTGTCTGCCCTCAAGCTGGCTCGGGCTGGCTTTCTGTGTCTGCCGGGTGACGCCATCGTCTGCTACTTCTGTGGACTGAGGCGTGACGAGTGGCGTGCTGGGGAGTCGCCTTTAGATGTGCACAGACAGCTGCAAGGAACATGCCCTGTGGTGAACAGTCGGGGCAGCGAGAACCAGGCGGAGAACTCCATGAAGGAACAACACATGCAGCAGCTGCTGACCGCCTGGTCACTGTCAGGACCACCCGTCCTTCCAGACAACAGCCTTGGTCAGCAGACTACAACAGGGGAAGTGGCCGATGCTCGCGGTGCAATCACTCAACCATTACAACCCTTACACACACCGACTGCTGGTGCTGCACGAGCTCCTACTGGCCGCTATCAGACAGGAGACTTGGCAGAAGACGGCCACTCTGGCACCCCACTCGCTCTAGCCGGGGAACAAGCCAGCGCATCGGGTTTCAGTCCAGCCTCAGCCGTGGCATCGCCAAACCAGACCAGAGACGGACGCCACCCAGAAGCATCAGCAGCACCTCTACCAGCACAGACCGCAGGGGGGAGCACCGGCAGACAGGCAGGTCTGATGGGGGGCAATGCGGCCAGCGCCAACCCGGGAGGTCCAACACCCATCCTGGATGGTACGGCACAACCCGAGTCTCCCCGCAGCACAGCAGAGACCCCGCGTGACGTGTCCAGGGCCGGTCAGCAGGTGGTCACCTACCAGCAGCTGGGCATCGTCACGGACAGTCCGAAGAGACCGGACATGGCTATGGTCAACTCGAGGCTCGCCTCCTTCACCAACTGGCCCGCTGAATACAGTCACACGCCGCTACAGCTGACCGAGGCTGGCTTCTTCTATGGAG GTTACGCTGACTGTAGTCGCTGCTTTTTCTGTGGCGGGGGTCTGAAGAGCTGGGACCCTCCTGACAACCCCTGGGTGGAGCACGCGCGTTGGTTCCCCCGCTGTGCCTACGTTAGGCAATGTCAAGGTCAGGACTTCATCGACGTCGTGCAGGAGCTCAACGATGGCAGACGACCG ATAAGTTTCAATGAAGTAAGGGAGACAATCAACCAAAGACGTGCTGGTGGAGAAAGGATTCAAG AGCCAGTTGTGGACCCCGCCATCACTAGCGTCCTGGAGTTAGGACTGAGTAGGGAAACTGTGGATGCTGCGGTACAGAGACTGCAGGGAGAGG GCCACATGCTAACGGCGGACAGACTGTACGACAGCATCCAGACAGACGGAGCCACCATAGCAGGGGGCGAGACTTTAATTCCTTCATCGTCAGACACTGAGACCG GTGAGGCGAGCGAGCTGGTGGCGGAGAACAGCGAGATGCGACAGCAGCGGATGTGTAAGATCTGTCTGGACAAGGAGTCGAGCATCGTCTTCCTGCCCTGTGGTCATCTGGTCAGCTGTCCGGAGTGCTCCCCGGCCCTCAAGCACTGCCCCATGTGTCGGCAGAGGGTCAAGGGGCGGGTCAGAGCTTTCCCCGCCTGA